One window of the Manihot esculenta cultivar AM560-2 chromosome 14, M.esculenta_v8, whole genome shotgun sequence genome contains the following:
- the LOC110631277 gene encoding transcription factor TCP17 yields MSRSSREKDFQAKQEVCAADDNKFTKAVPSTSSRQWSAFRNPRIVRVSRSFGGKDRHSKVCTVKGLRDRRIRLSVPTAVQLYDLQDRLGLSQPSKVIDWLIDATKDDIDKLPPLVMPQGFGQFVHPQHMLLSHEPNSSLVPNFFDANSASYKDGGFYSLGININSSLDENHRETVAKSKYWEAAEASARSGRSNEVERIVEKGKWIKTNEQENQGGFSNYNPPEQASAQMFFPLTSSSHSSLPGLPNNPLPFNPYYHWDASNLSLSHQFPTPGFQTQTETSLSNNVPLPSSSQSPFSSASQFFLCPQVTMPSLFPQYPPYATTHIENESREINHFQLLSSGSQHILPSSRATSLPMKNLSLTVNPGFAQSHQSKNVRQPDEEDNPDS; encoded by the coding sequence ATGAGTAGAAGTTCAAGAGAAAAAGATTTTCAAGCAAAGCAAGAGGTATGTGCAGCCGACGACAACAAATTCACCAAGGCAGTGCCATCTACTTCTTCAAGACAATGGTCTGCATTTAGGAACCCAAGAATTGTGCGAGTATCGCGTTCGTTTGGAGGAAAAGATAGGCATAGCAAGGTCTGCACTGTAAAGGGTTTAAGGGACAGGCGAATCAGGCTCTCTGTGCCCACAGCCGTTCAGTTATATGATCTTCAAGACAGGCTTGGCCTGAGTCAGCCTAGCAAGGTAATAGATTGGTTGATTGATGCCACTAAAGATGATATTGATAAGCTTCCACCTCTCGTGATGCCCCAAGGATTTGGCCAATTTGTTCATCCTCAGCATATGCTACTTTCTCATGAACCAAATTCATCTCTTGTACCTAATTTCTTTGATGCCAATTCAGCATCCTATAAGGATGGAGGATTTTACTCCTTAGGGATAAATATCAATAGCAGTCTTGATGAGAATCACCGAGAAACAGTGGCAAAATCTAAGTATTGGGAGGCAGCTGAAGCTTCAGCGAGATCAGGTAGAAGTAATGAAGTTGAAAGAATTGTTGAGAAAGGAAAATGGATTAAAACAAATGAACAAGAAAATCAAGGTGGGTTTAGCAATTACAATCCTCCTGAACAAGCCTCAGCACAAATGTTCTTTCCTCTAACCAGTAGTAGCCATTCTTCTTTACCTGGCTTACCAAACAATCCCTTGCCTTTCAACCCTTACTACCATTGGGATGCTTCAAATTTATCCTTATCTCATCAATTTCCAACCCCTGGATTTCAAACCCAAACAGAAACTTCCCTCAGTAACAATGTTCCATTGCCATCATCATCACAATCACCTTTCTCTTCTGCTTCTCAATTCTTTTTATGTCCGCAGGTGACAATGCCATCACTCTTCCCACAGTATCCTCCTTATGCAACCACCCACATAGAGAATGAATCCAGGGAAATCAACCATTTCCAGTTGTTGAGCTCAGGTTCACAACATATCCTGCCAAGTTCTCGTGCAACAAGCTTGCCAATGAAGAATCTCTCCTTGACTGTAAATCCTGGGTTTGCTCAGTCTCATCAAAGTAAAAATGTAAGGCAGCCTGATGAAGAAGACAATCCAGATTCATAA